The DNA region AAGGTAATCCTGCATAAATCCATGTAAATAATCGGACCGCAGGTATAAAACATGGCGTTTTCTTTTTCGAAAGTTAAATGTGCTTTGATTAATTTCTCGATATAAAATTTATTTAACCGGGCCGTCATCAGGTTTTTGCTGTTGCTAAAGATCCAGATGATTTTTAAGCGCTCGGGATAGTTGCTTTGCCATTGGAGCAGTTCATCGTAAAATAATGCATCGTCTTTCGATCGGTTACTGTACACCAATGTAACCAACGAATTTTGCTCGCGAACCAAAGCCGTTTTTAAGATAGAGAATAAGGGCGTGATACCCACCCCGGCGGCAAAAAGGAAAAGATCTTTTTTTAAGTTTTGATCCGGAAGGTAACTAAACAAACCTTGCGGTTCTTGCGCATAAAGAATATCGTTAACCGCAGTTTTATGATGGAGGTATCTCGAAATTTCGCCATTCTCGACACGTTTAACGGTAATGGCCAAAGGTTCGTCAACATCGGGAGAACTATTAAATGAATAAGATCGCCTGATTTCGCCATGCTTTCCCTCAAAAACCAGCGAAATAAACTGCCCCGCCAAATATTTTGGATAGGGTTGATCTACCTCCGCAAGCTGAAAAGTAACGTTTTCGCCGGGCTGGTTGATAATCTTGTCGATGCGAAGTTTGTACATAATGCAAAGAAAGGAAAAAAGTTTGGAGTTGGGAGTTGGGGGTGGTGAGTTTGGAGTTGGGAGGTTGGAGTTGGGAGTTGGGAGTCTGAAAGTCAAAGATAAAGTGTAAAGCAGACTAAAGTGCGAGATCGGGAAGCCGAAAGCTAAATCTTTTTAAAAAATGCAAGCCCCTTTAGGGGTTGGGGGCAAAAAAAAACGTCCCGATGCAAAATCGGGACGCCTTACCAAATGCGTGTCTTTATCTTAATTTATTATCCAGCGTTATACGCCAATAATACCCGCGGTTTTTCGTATCCGTAACGTTTGGGATGCTCCATAATCTGTTTCATCGAAATTACCTTATAAACGTAGCCGCCGGTTTCACGGTTCAGCTTCATTTTGTAGTAATTGTCTTGATTTTGATTATTGATCTGCTTGCGCAAGCGCACATCGCCTACATTGTAAGCAGCTGCAACGAGGGTCCAACTCTCTAAGCCCTTATACATTTCTTTAATGTACTTGCATGCTGCAATTGTCGATTTACGCAGGTTATAGCGATCATCAACTTTGTTGTTTACCCTTAAGCCGTAGCTTCGGGCTGTACCGGGCATAAATTGCCAAATGCCGGCTGCACCTTTTGGCGAAACCCCGCCTGCCATTCCCGATTCAACTAATGCTAAATACTTGAAATCGTTCGGGATTCCGTACGCTGCTAAAATGGGCTCGATAATGGGAAACCATTTAGCGGCTTTTTTGTGCAAAAGATTTGTTTGCGTGTTCTTGTAACTGTGTGCGGCAAGAATTCTTTTCATCTTTCTTTCTACCTTTTTATCGCCTAAAGGCAAGGTTTCATCCGCGAAATTCAACTGTGCCATTAATGATTGCCGTTTCGCAACTTTTTCAACCTTTGGACTGTCAGTTTTTGTAATTGTAGAGCTTAATTTTTCTTCCTTAAAAAGACTTTTTTGCGTTAAGGGCATTTGGTAAGTGAACACTTTTGCCAGAATTAATAGTGTTGCCACTACCGATAATGGTACGATGTGTTTCTTTAACATCTTCCTCCTTTTTTTGGTGAAACTTAATAAAAACGTGGGCAAAGTTAGAAAACAATAAGCACATTATCAAATAGTTACAAAAATAACCCTGAAAATCGGCCTTTAAAGTACTTTAAACCTGCATTTTAAATTTTGAAAATTGAACTATTTTTTGTATTTTAGACGTTATTTTTGAGCTGTATTTTTCGATGCCAATAATTGTATTGTTCATCTATTTTTCATAAATTTGCTGCCCGCATTTTAGATGTGGTTAAAGGCGTATCATGATAAACAAAAACAATAGGAACAGTCGGGATGACAAGTCCAAACCGGGCAACCGGAGAACGGAAGGGAGAAGCAATTCTACCGGTTCTGACCGAAAAACAACTGACGATCGGGAAAACAGATTCAACAAATCGTCCGATTCAAAAGAGAACTTCAAACCCAGAGGTTCAAACAACAAAGACTTCAAATCAAAATCTTTCGGAAACAAACCAGATTTTAAGCCAAGAAGTGGAAGCCGCGATTTTAAATCAAAAGACACGGAACCTCAGAGCTTCAAATTTGGCGACCGCGAATTTAAATCGA from Pedobacter endophyticus includes:
- a CDS encoding ferredoxin--NADP reductase — its product is MYKLRIDKIINQPGENVTFQLAEVDQPYPKYLAGQFISLVFEGKHGEIRRSYSFNSSPDVDEPLAITVKRVENGEISRYLHHKTAVNDILYAQEPQGLFSYLPDQNLKKDLFLFAAGVGITPLFSILKTALVREQNSLVTLVYSNRSKDDALFYDELLQWQSNYPERLKIIWIFSNSKNLMTARLNKFYIEKLIKAHLTFEKENAMFYTCGPIIYMDLCRITLLGMGFDLQQIKRETFVLPEDEVDEDDSSEKLVDKNTYSVVLNFKGEIYNLDIPWPKRILDVALEHKIKLPYSCRGGVCSTCTATCTKGGVRMDYNEVLTDDEIERGRVLVCTGHPTENGTTIVW
- a CDS encoding lytic transglycosylase domain-containing protein; protein product: MLKKHIVPLSVVATLLILAKVFTYQMPLTQKSLFKEEKLSSTITKTDSPKVEKVAKRQSLMAQLNFADETLPLGDKKVERKMKRILAAHSYKNTQTNLLHKKAAKWFPIIEPILAAYGIPNDFKYLALVESGMAGGVSPKGAAGIWQFMPGTARSYGLRVNNKVDDRYNLRKSTIAACKYIKEMYKGLESWTLVAAAYNVGDVRLRKQINNQNQDNYYKMKLNRETGGYVYKVISMKQIMEHPKRYGYEKPRVLLAYNAG